AATCGGCACAGGCCGGGTTCAGGGGATCCACCATGTTGTAGATCGACAGGTCCTTGGCGGGTTTTACAAAAAGAACGCTGTAGTCCTGGGTTTCCCCGTTGCTGTACGAACCGCAGGGCTTGACCAGGGAGGTATCGGTGACCTCTTCGGTCACGATGCGCATCCGCGTCGTCCCCCCGGCGGTCAGGGTTGCAGGGGTCGTAAACGAACCGGTCCAGGACGTCGTTCCACCCGCCAGGACGGGGCTGGTCGCCACAAGGTCGCCCCCATCCGTAAAGGTATTGTCGTTGTTATAGTCGATGTAGATCTTGACCACACGGCTGTTTGCCGACGCGTCGCAGGACGACAACCCGACGTAGAATGGCACCGTTTGCGCACCCGACACATTGGCCTGAAGGCTGGTAAAGTCGCTATAGGTTGTACAACCGGCGGCATTCTTGTTGTGCACGCCGCCCAGGGATACGCTGTCGATCCGGGTCCCCGTGCTGCTGGTGGGCGCCGAGGTGCAATACGCTGAGCCGCCCACTCCGCTGTAGACGAGGCTAAAGGCCTGCTGCCCGCGGGCCAGCGTGCCCTTGTGCGTCACCTGGATGGTGTAGGTGGCGCCCGGTACGACCGAGTCAAGCTCTACTTTTTCTACGTTATCAAGCTTGTTGTCCCCTTTGGTCGCCGCGGTGGCGGGAGACGAAGGCGTCAGCACCCAGGGCAGGTATGTCGTAGACCCCTTGATGATCCGGAGGTCCAGGTCGTTGACGAGGATCGGGGTGGTGCTGAAAAGGTTCGTGGAATTGACCGTGCCGGGAGGATCCGTCCAGACGATCGTCGCCTTGAGCGTGCCCTTGCCCGACGCCACTACCGGTATGCGGAGCGTATCGGTGGTCCCGTTGACCAGGCTGCTTTCCAGGATCTGCTGGCTGCCGTCGGTCAGGGAAGACTTGATCACGCCCACCGCGGTTTTCGTATCCAGCAACCCCCAGCCGTAGATGTAGTTGGGGCCCGGGCTCGTACCCGCCTGGTCCGCGGTATGGATGGCCAGCGCCTTGAGCGTGGCCGACCGCATCGCGGTATCGTGGTGATTCTGGGTATAATACTGTTGCAACAGCAGCAACGACCCCGTGACATTCGGCGTAGCCATCGACGTGCCCGCGTACGTATCATACGCATAGTCCGAGGTCGATATCGACGACAAAACGCCATCTCCGTCCGCTACGATGTCCGGTTTGATCCGGCCGTCGGTGGTCGGCCCCCAACTGCTGAAGTAGGTCATCACCACGTCCGAGGCGGAGTTATACCCGCCGGGGATCGGCTCAACCGCGCCCACCGTCAATACGTCCTTGGCATTCCCGTAGGTGGGAATGGTATGGAAATAGGCATTGCTGCTCAGGTTGGCCGGGCGGGCAACCGGCGACTCTTCCACCCCGTTCGAATTTACAGGGTAATAGTTTGAGTCCACCGCGGGACCGGTTTCTCCCCGGTTGTTGCTCGCCGCCTGGACCATCAGGTAGTCCGGCGCATTATACGCGATCGAGTCGCGCATCATCGTATAAAAATCGTAATAGCCGAATTTATAGTCGACTGTATCCCCGGAATTGCCGTACCACTCCCAGTGGTTGTTGTCCGTGTTCAGGTACCAGCCCGCAATCGTCCCGTACGAGTGGTTCGACAGGTACAGGTTGGGTGCCGCGGTAGCCATTTCGGATACGTCGTTGTTAAAGTCGTAGGCGTCCAGTTCCGGCGCCTGGAAAGACATGCCTTTTGCCTGCGGATTTACCCCGGTGGCAATCATCGTGCCCGACGTATGCGTGGCATGGTCGTCCAGGGTCGTCGCGCCGTCCTTTTGGATGACCCTGCCGGCCAGCTCCACGTGCGTACCCCTGACGGCACCCCCGTCCCAGATGGCCAGCCTTCCCTTCAGGTTGGTGGCATTCCCGCTCAGGGAAAGCCCTGTGCTCCCTCCCGGCCAAAGCGCCGTGGTGCTGACGGTTTGTGCGCTGGAGAGGTTGTCGACCACCTTATAGATCGGTCCGCCCGCTTCGTCCACACCCGAAAGAACCGCATACTTCCCCTGGCGGCCGTGGATGATCAGCGGCCAGCGCTTTTGGGCCGCCAGCCGGATGGCCAGGTTGTAGGAGCGATCCTCCTCCTGCCTGGCCAGGGTAGACGCCCGGTTCAAGGCCGTCTTGTTGGTCATCACTTGTGCTTTCAGGGAAGAAAAAGTAAGACAGGCGGCTATACCGCAAATCGTGGCTACGCTCGGGGTAAATGTACTCCTCATACAGTGAAGATAGCTTGTTCGGATTTATAGTAAATTTAACGTAAACTCCCTCAATCCAATGAAACGTCGGATTCTATTTTTCATTGGCTTTTTCCT
This sequence is a window from Dinghuibacter silviterrae. Protein-coding genes within it:
- a CDS encoding S8 family serine peptidase — its product is MRSTFTPSVATICGIAACLTFSSLKAQVMTNKTALNRASTLARQEEDRSYNLAIRLAAQKRWPLIIHGRQGKYAVLSGVDEAGGPIYKVVDNLSSAQTVSTTALWPGGSTGLSLSGNATNLKGRLAIWDGGAVRGTHVELAGRVIQKDGATTLDDHATHTSGTMIATGVNPQAKGMSFQAPELDAYDFNNDVSEMATAAPNLYLSNHSYGTIAGWYLNTDNNHWEWYGNSGDTVDYKFGYYDFYTMMRDSIAYNAPDYLMVQAASNNRGETGPAVDSNYYPVNSNGVEESPVARPANLSSNAYFHTIPTYGNAKDVLTVGAVEPIPGGYNSASDVVMTYFSSWGPTTDGRIKPDIVADGDGVLSSISTSDYAYDTYAGTSMATPNVTGSLLLLQQYYTQNHHDTAMRSATLKALAIHTADQAGTSPGPNYIYGWGLLDTKTAVGVIKSSLTDGSQQILESSLVNGTTDTLRIPVVASGKGTLKATIVWTDPPGTVNSTNLFSTTPILVNDLDLRIIKGSTTYLPWVLTPSSPATAATKGDNKLDNVEKVELDSVVPGATYTIQVTHKGTLARGQQAFSLVYSGVGGSAYCTSAPTSSTGTRIDSVSLGGVHNKNAAGCTTYSDFTSLQANVSGAQTVPFYVGLSSCDASANSRVVKIYIDYNNDNTFTDGGDLVATSPVLAGGTTSWTGSFTTPATLTAGGTTRMRIVTEEVTDTSLVKPCGSYSNGETQDYSVLFVKPAKDLSIYNMVDPLNPACADSTQIVTLTIHNNGTATQAGFPVTATVMNGNTVVATLTGTYPDTIGAGANIAYALPGNFNSIPGTTYSIKASVNLTGDQNTANDTATFSFTVSPAATNPSTGTATICGTGASTANLKVNGADSSNSYFWYTTATGGSPIASGYNTTTTTIPSNNTFYFSSGGSGSFGPATKTTLDTAGGYNAFYGNWVSYHAAVPVTLESARFYTKYHGTIAFVVADVDQSTITSSGAFSYLPYTTTTVHVYATAPHTEKPHSDGSTQTDDPSDTGAVFYLNIPLPAGDHDIIIESLDSATIFRNTGVPSTNTYPFGSTNLFAWTGNSAGVTAGSLGTLYKSYFYFFYDAKIKTTDCSATGARTQVTAVTAPNPVITENGDSLISSAASGNQWFLGGVILSGATNPIYIASKSGVYDDEVTDSATGCVLTSNSINYVLTAVDTVSAPQGLKIYPDPTPTGLVNVTFTVTNSADLTFEVYNVLGELVSKQVYPSYIGAYSGQINLKGYADGVYILKITHGDNVTIRKILLQQQ